A window of Candidatus Hydrogenedentota bacterium contains these coding sequences:
- a CDS encoding sulfatase-like hydrolase/transferase codes for MNTRRNTLLIIADQFRWDCLGAAGNTVIRTPNLDALAREGTLFRKCFAQTAPCGPSRMCIYTSRYLCSTRSVNNYTPLADAHENVVMHIKDAGYQTAILGYNDYAVDPRILPEGDARRTSLNYENFLPGFETGLQHEYHSPEYFDYLRAKGYPEEWCGPEICSTYNVPPDGPGPHLPLRFPAHYRAEDSETSFLAGRATDYIRQRAGEGWFLSLNFIKPHPPRICPEPYHAMYDPGTMPSPARCPDELASTHPYLKLIHACPALEEESELRETMACYYGMISEVDACVGKVLDTLRATGQWENTLVVFMSDHGEYLGDHYLLDKGHFYDGAMRVPLIVRDPSQQADSMRGRVLDGFCESIDVAPTILDYLGIPVPDRFQGKSLLGVVRAEDGAQLKPRVHFEFDFRGRMPRLRDGEEDACLMWVVRNERFKYVQFGLDEMPPLLFDLENDPSELVNVAGLPEYAHAELEYCGHLIRWRMKHEDQRMERWASQFR; via the coding sequence GCAGACTGCTCCGTGCGGGCCGAGCCGCATGTGCATCTACACAAGCCGTTACTTGTGCTCGACGCGGTCGGTGAACAACTACACGCCGTTGGCCGATGCGCACGAGAACGTCGTGATGCATATCAAGGACGCGGGATATCAGACCGCTATTCTCGGATACAATGACTACGCGGTTGATCCACGCATTCTACCCGAAGGCGATGCGCGGCGAACGAGCCTGAACTACGAGAACTTCTTGCCCGGTTTCGAAACGGGCCTTCAGCATGAATACCACTCGCCAGAGTACTTCGACTACCTTCGCGCAAAGGGGTATCCGGAGGAGTGGTGTGGCCCCGAAATCTGCTCGACTTACAATGTCCCTCCGGACGGGCCGGGTCCGCATCTGCCGCTGCGTTTTCCGGCGCACTACCGCGCGGAAGACAGCGAGACATCTTTTCTCGCGGGGAGAGCGACAGACTACATTCGACAGCGGGCGGGAGAAGGCTGGTTTCTCAGCCTTAACTTTATCAAGCCGCATCCGCCCAGGATCTGCCCTGAACCGTATCACGCAATGTATGACCCCGGCACAATGCCGTCCCCTGCGCGGTGCCCAGACGAACTGGCCTCAACGCACCCCTACCTCAAGCTCATTCACGCGTGTCCGGCCTTGGAGGAAGAGAGCGAACTGCGTGAGACGATGGCCTGCTACTACGGAATGATCTCGGAAGTCGATGCCTGTGTTGGCAAGGTGTTGGATACACTTCGCGCGACCGGCCAATGGGAAAACACGCTGGTCGTCTTTATGTCGGACCACGGCGAATACCTCGGCGACCACTATTTGTTGGACAAGGGCCATTTCTACGATGGGGCGATGCGCGTGCCATTGATCGTACGTGACCCGTCGCAGCAGGCCGACTCGATGCGCGGGCGCGTGCTCGACGGATTTTGTGAGTCAATCGACGTCGCGCCGACGATACTGGATTACCTCGGGATTCCTGTTCCCGACCGCTTCCAGGGAAAGAGTCTTCTCGGCGTGGTACGCGCGGAAGACGGCGCTCAATTGAAACCTCGCGTTCACTTCGAGTTTGATTTTCGCGGTCGAATGCCACGCCTTCGAGACGGCGAAGAAGACGCCTGCCTAATGTGGGTCGTTCGCAACGAACGGTTCAAGTATGTGCAGTTCGGGCTGGATGAGATGCCTCCGCTTCTATTCGATTTGGAGAATGACCCCAGCGAGCTGGTAAACGTGGCCGGGTTGCCGGAATACGCGCATGCTGAACTGGAATACTGCGGTCACTTGATCCGATGGCGAATGAAGCATGAGGATCAGCGCATGGAGCGGTGGGCGTCGCAATTCCGTTGA
- a CDS encoding sugar phosphate isomerase/epimerase encodes MIRVGLVSVTFRTLSPADIVRVAAQAELAGIEWAGDTHVPEGDIKTAKEVGDMTRAANLQVVSYGSYYRVGCSTTNPVSFDKVLDTAEALGAPNVRVFAGNMASRNARDHVWNSLFSDAQRCADLAKARNMTLAFEFQANTMNDTTESSATLHEKIARDNVYSYWQPDGRLLPADRLSGLKHMRDWLLHLHVFHWLDGRRWPLEEGEYDWERYITTVASTKRNHMALMEFVQDDLPANLIRDVNFLKGIINKLPN; translated from the coding sequence ATGATACGAGTTGGTCTTGTTTCTGTCACGTTTCGCACACTCTCGCCTGCCGATATTGTTCGCGTGGCGGCTCAGGCCGAATTGGCAGGTATCGAGTGGGCTGGAGACACGCACGTCCCGGAAGGAGACATCAAAACGGCCAAAGAAGTTGGAGACATGACACGCGCCGCGAATCTGCAAGTCGTCTCTTACGGTTCTTACTATAGGGTAGGGTGCAGCACAACAAACCCCGTATCGTTCGATAAGGTATTGGATACCGCCGAAGCCTTGGGCGCTCCGAATGTGCGCGTTTTTGCGGGCAACATGGCATCGCGCAACGCGCGGGACCACGTGTGGAACAGCCTATTCTCCGATGCGCAGCGGTGCGCCGATCTTGCCAAGGCCAGAAATATGACGCTCGCATTTGAGTTTCAGGCAAACACCATGAACGATACAACGGAATCGTCGGCCACGCTTCACGAGAAGATTGCGCGCGACAACGTGTATTCCTATTGGCAACCGGATGGCCGCTTGTTGCCGGCCGACAGGCTATCGGGGCTGAAGCACATGCGTGATTGGCTGCTGCATTTGCATGTCTTTCATTGGCTTGATGGCCGCCGCTGGCCCCTCGAAGAAGGCGAGTATGACTGGGAGCGCTATATCACCACTGTCGCGTCGACCAAACGCAATCACATGGCGCTTATGGAGTTTGTTCAGGACGATCTTCCCGCGAACCTGATTCGCGATGTGAATTTCTTGAAGGGGATCATCAATAAACTGCCGAATTGA